TCCTTTGGTTACATGTAAGTGTGCTGAGGGAATACTTAGCTGCCGAGCTGCATGTACAAAGACTGTCTTTCCCCTTTGACCTGGAAAGGGCAATAGACGATTGGGTATTTATGTGCTTCTTCTGTGGTAACGATTTTCTACCGCACTTACCATGCCTGGATGTCAGAGAGAACAGCATTGACATTCTAGTTGAGATATGGAAGACCGTGCTGCcttctttgaaaacttaTCTGACATGTGACGGTGAATTGAACTTAGCTGGAGTGCAAAAAGTACTAGAACAGCTTGGGAGCCGTGAACCGGAGCTCTTTAAGAGAAAGCATGAACAAGAGAGTCGAAAGAAGGAAGCCCAGGAGAGAAGGAAGATGCTGAAAAATAATCCTAATGTGACAAAAGGCGCTGTAGACAGGAACTTCACTGTGCCCCTTGAGAGCATGCCTGTTTATGACGTAAATGGGAAAGCAGCAGATGAATCTTTAAACCTTACCAACAAGGATTTTGCCAACATGCGAAAGGAAATTAACCTTGCGAACGAGGGTGATAAGACCGCTCTAGGAGCCCTGCAAAAGCGCAGCGAAGAAAACAATGGCACAATCAAGACCGATGCCCCGGATTTTTCTCAGGAGGAACTACGCAATGCAGTGGAGGTCTCCAGAGTCGGAAATTTGTCTGCAGCTGCATCGTTAAAAGAACGTATTCTTGCtaagaaaagaaaactcGCCGCACAAGAGGAAGATGGGCGTGAGTCCAAGGCAGCCCGCCTGACAACGGATGCAGGTGCTCATCAAGCGGGTTCCGATCACCAGGAGTCGCAATTGGACGTCCCAATAATGTCGAAGGAAACCCCCATATCTGGATTCATCGACACCGATAAGGAAGTACATCTATACGAACCAGGCTACCATGACAGATATTACCAGGCTAAATTCCATGCCCCAACAAAAGATATCGACTCCCTGCGTAGCGATCTCGCCCGTTGCTACATAGAAGGCATCGCCTGGGTCCTCCTGTACTATTACCAAGGCTGCCCATCGTGGACATGGTACTACCCTTACCACTACGCCCCGTTCGCTGCCGACTTTGTCAACATATCAGACCTGGTCGTTTCCTTCGACCTAGGTCAGCCTTTCCTCCCATTCGAACAGCTAATGGGCGTGCTGCCCGCTGCCTCAGGACACAATCTCCCTGACGTCTTCAGACCCCTCATGTCCGACCCAGATTCTGAAATCATAGACTTCTTCCCAGAGGAGTTTGCAATCGACATGAACGGTGAAAAAATGGCCTGGAAGGGCATCGCCCTCCTTCCGTTTATCGATGAACAGCGTCTTCGCACCGCAGTACGCAAACAGTACCATCTCTTATCAGATGAAGAGAAAGCCCGCAATGTCCAACGTAACGACGTCCTAATAATTAGTAATAAAAACCTGAACCACGAGAACTTCCTCACAAAACTATACATCGACTCCGCTTCTTCAATCCATTTCAAACACTTCAAAACTGGCTTGTGCGGTACTGTCCTCCCCGACTCGGAAGGTTACAgaaccaacaacaaaatgCTATGCCCTCTAGACACAGGTAACCTCCCGGAAATTAGCACAAACCTGTTCCTAAAAATGACATACCTAATGCCAACCgtttccaaaacttcaaacAAAGCCTTAATACTAAACGGTTACATCCCCCCGGCGCCTCAACTCTCTCCTGCCGATCGCGAAGCCATCATTTACAAGTATCCGCAAAGATGGAACCCTCATTTCATGAAAAACTATATCGTTCCTGTCGGCCCAGCGGCTATCACCCAGTATCATCCACGCCTCGGCGGCTATCGCGCGTTTGTATACCATCAACAGATGATGAACTCTGACCGCCCATCGCCAGCCTCTgctaccaccaccaccactacAGCCACGGGCACCACCCCCACCACTCCTGCCACTGCAAGCACCGCTACCAGCAGGTATACAAAGAATACAAATTCCCATCCGTACAACTCTTATCCCCACAACCACTACCACAACCGTAACAACCGCCATCACCACCCGccttcctcttcctcctcatccaCCTACCCTCAGCAAAACTATTCTAGACAACCgccctcctcctcctcccgTCAACCGTCCCGTTTTTACCGCCGTCACTAATAAAGATTACTACAATCGCATCCATTACCCTCCCTGCCCCACAACCCATCCATGACACCTAACAACATCCAACATGCATTCCGCTTCCGGCCTCGAAAATCATCTTTTCCTTCGGTTTCATGATTACCCCACAGTTATTCCGCCCTTTCCTCCGGAACAATTTACGCTCAAACAGAATCGATAACAATATAACATCAAGACATGTATGGGTGTTGCGTACCGTCCATATGCATCTCCTCTGTTATTCCGGCACCTTCGGCCTGTCCGTGTGCCGCCTGTGCTCGGCAGCCTTTCCCGATGTTTCGAGAATCACACAGAGAGACCTGTACGAATTAAACGATAATGCACGTATGTACGTACCGAGCCACAGCGAGAGATCTGCCTTCAGGAAAAACGTCGTTTTATGGTTTCTGGTGCTTTTGTTCGAAGACCTATGGTACTTTTAATCGGATAACATAATCTACTCGGATATAATTTACACGTTACTGGCATCGTTGTTActgttgctgcttctgcttctgctgctgcgcaACAGCACCAACGAGACTTTATTTTTAACGTCATCCCTTCGTAGCCAGTTGTCAGAAGCCCCTGTAATAgtgttttaaaattagCATCTAGCACTTAGTTATTATCATTCTCTAAGCCCATGTACAATAATATGCGTTTTAGCTCTTTTCGTTCTTTCGGAAGGTTCTGTCGGAAAGCGGAAAATTGCGTGAGTTCGGGAGCGCATTTTAAGTTAAAAAACGCACTGCAGTTGGCTTTGTCGATTTcgaatatattatacaggAACAGCAAGgtataatgatgatgagaagaaatatattagcAGGAAGTTAAAAGGAGCGAATCCAGAGATTTTCTAAAGACGGGAGAAGGGGGAAGAAGGAGGGAACAgcagaaaacaagaagaaagagaTAGAGAGATTTTGGggaattgttgttgttgttgtgtgTGTGTTCGTTGTACCTTAGCAAGTAGGAGCAAGTAGGAGCAAGAAGGAGCCCTATTTAAGGTTTTTTTTCAGTAATATAGTTGGGGAAAAGAGGGCGACACAAGATAACATACAGACAGACAGAGACAGATTGATAGATAGAGAAAGAGAGCGAGAGAACGAGGAAGAAAGAGATCTGAGTGAAGGGGTTGAAGATACAGTGCTAGCGGAATTGTAAGAGAGAAAAGGCGAAGACAAGTAATTTTTCTTGTGTGTggtgtgtgtgtatgtgaAGGTGCGAACGTGCTCTGGAGAAATAGAAAATCCGAATATTATCTCATACAGCAAGACAAAAAGGATGTTTGTATCACCTCCACCACCGACGAACAGCAATCATATCTTGCCTGGGTTGTTGTCGCGCGGCAGGCCTCGGGAGTTAGGGGTTATAGATGAGGAGGGGAGCAGCAGTGGTGGTAGCagtggtggtggtagaGAGGTGGTTGGTGGTTTGTCGATAAATGGGGTTGGAATTGGTGGGGGTAGGAAGAAACAGTTTATTAATGCTCCATCGGAATATGCGGATCGGGCACGTGATGAGATAAGGAAAAGGCTGTTGCATAAGAAGGCTGGCGCGGTGAGCGATGCTGCAGATGGTGGCAGGGCGCCGTCAGATCAGCAGTCAATAATTTCGAGTGTCACTTCTGGGCATGTGTCGCTGTTTTCGCAGCAGACAGAGGATACTGTTCCGTCTATGGACAGTACGCAGGATGAGAGGGTTAAGGGGGGCCGACAGGTGCTACTGCTTGAAGATGCGCTTCCGAAAGTGTTTTACGACATGTACGCGCCGGAGATCCTGATGAATCCGCAGAACTTATTTTCCAATGGACGTCCAACGTTCACCTCCAGAGAGCTGCTTGACTGGGATTTGAACGATATCCGTTCGTTGTTGATTGTAGAGCAGCTTAGGCCCGAGTGGGGGAATCAATTACCAATTATTCAGCTACCTGGGGGAACGCAGGGCGAAATGCCGCAGTTCAGGTTCCAGTTGTTGCAGTTAGACTCGCCGGACGAGACCATCATTGATACGCTTGTGACATCAGATATATACATGGAGGCGAATTTAGATTATGAGTTTAAGCTAACGGGGGCTAGGTACACCGTAGCTGCAGCGAGGAAGCGGCACGAACAAGTAACGGGGCGGAATGAGGAGGTAATGCGTCTCTCAAAGCCTGAATGGAGGAACATTATTGAGAATTATTTGTTAAACCTGGCGGTGGAGGCACAGTGCAGATTTGATTTCAGAAACTCTTGCCGGTCTTATAAGCGATGGAAACAGCAGCATCTAATTAAAAAACCCGACATGCCGCCACCATCTACCATTCCAAGCAAGCATAATAGGTCTACTTCTTTACTGAAAAGAGCCTTACTAAAGGGCACATATCAGCATCAACAGGAGTCGGCCAATCAGAACGTTAAGGTGGTTTTGACAAAGGAGGAGAAAGCACAACTATGGTCGCATTGCCAAGCTGTTGTATACCAGCGCTTGGGACTAGATTGGACTCCAGATGGCATGTAATGAATaatcattttctttatttaacAACAGAGCTTGTGCGGCCATGAGCTTTCATTTAATTACTCCAGGCCATATTTAAGcagaattttttttcggCAGGAAGCATGCAACAGTAATGCCCTTCTATACATATGGAGTACATTTATAATTACTCTACGGTGATTAGTAATTGGTTATGACACTGTCTGTATAGTTAGCGTTTCTCTGGCGGGCGGCACGCTTGGCATAAATATTTCCGGGTAAcgaaaatatatcaacatATACGACATTATCATTTTCgagattttttttctcctCCTCCATAACGACATTTTTCTCTTggtattccaaaaaaaaattcgatgtaattaaaaattacaatatatatacaagaaTATTACATCATATTGCCTCCAGTCTAACAAACCTGAATCCACCAGCGCTATATATAAGGGTCGTTCAGTACAGTATATTACCGACAGGTCAGTTCCCATATCAAACTCTTATATATTTCACATATTATGGCTAGTACGTTTGCACAGGTTTAATTAACACACTTcgattttaaaaatatttccTGAGCGATTCATATACTAACAAGTATGTCAATACCAGACCAAAATTCTCCAAATCATGAGGCATCTGATATGCTTGCTCGTTTAGAGATCAATGCGAATGTCAGTGAGAGTTTACAGGATCAAGCGAAGGCTGCTCCCAGTGCACCAAAAGTGGATCCTGCAGCCGACGACTTGAATGCGACGGCCATCTCGAAAGATCCAAAACAGCAGGTTGCTTCCAATTTGATCAAGTCCAACTATGAAGTTAAGGTGAAACTTGCAGATCTGCAAGCAGATCCCAATTCACCTCTGTATAGTGCTCATACATTTGAGGAATTGGGTCTTGCTGCAGAACTATTGAAAGGTTTGTACGCTATGAAATTCCAGAAACCTTCCAAGATTCAAGAGCGTGCCCtaccattattattacacaATCCTCCTAGAAATATGATTGCACAGTCGCAATCTGGTACTGGGAAGACGGCAGCCTTTTCCCTAACCATGCTTTCTCGTGTGGATCCCAAGGTAGACGCCACACAGGCGATTTGTTTGGCCCCATCTAGAGAGTTAGCAAGGCAGACTTTGGAAGTAGTTCAGGAGATGGGcaaatatacaaatatatccaCACAGGTAATAGTACCGGATTCCTATGAAAAGAATAAAGCTATCAAAAGCCACATCATTGTAGGCACACCAGGTACGGTTCTTGATTTGATGCGCAGAAAGATGATCCAATT
This Eremothecium cymbalariae DBVPG#7215 chromosome 5, complete sequence DNA region includes the following protein-coding sequences:
- the RAT1 gene encoding ssRNA exonuclease RAT1 (similar to Ashbya gossypii AGR303W), yielding MGVPSFFRWISRKYPKIISPVLEETPQIVDGVKLPIDYSSPNPNGELDNLYLDMNGIVHPCSHPENKPAPETEDQMLLEVFEYTNRVLNMARPRRVLMIAVDGVAPRAKMNQQRSRRFRSARDAKFANEEKARVLAEREAYGELIDDSVKAKTTWDSNAITPGTPFMDKLAAALRYWTSFKLATDPGWKHLQVIISDATVPGEGEHKIMNFIRSQRVDSQYNPNTTHCIYGLDADLIFLGLATHEPHFKILREDVFAQDNRRRPRAQEMINMSEEDKQHLIEQDAEKPFLWLHVSVLREYLAAELHVQRLSFPFDLERAIDDWVFMCFFCGNDFLPHLPCLDVRENSIDILVEIWKTVLPSLKTYLTCDGELNLAGVQKVLEQLGSREPELFKRKHEQESRKKEAQERRKMLKNNPNVTKGAVDRNFTVPLESMPVYDVNGKAADESLNLTNKDFANMRKEINLANEGDKTALGALQKRSEENNGTIKTDAPDFSQEELRNAVEVSRVGNLSAAASLKERILAKKRKLAAQEEDGRESKAARLTTDAGAHQAGSDHQESQLDVPIMSKETPISGFIDTDKEVHLYEPGYHDRYYQAKFHAPTKDIDSLRSDLARCYIEGIAWVLLYYYQGCPSWTWYYPYHYAPFAADFVNISDLVVSFDLGQPFLPFEQLMGVLPAASGHNLPDVFRPLMSDPDSEIIDFFPEEFAIDMNGEKMAWKGIALLPFIDEQRLRTAVRKQYHLLSDEEKARNVQRNDVLIISNKNLNHENFLTKLYIDSASSIHFKHFKTGLCGTVLPDSEGYRTNNKMLCPLDTGNLPEISTNLFLKMTYLMPTVSKTSNKALILNGYIPPAPQLSPADREAIIYKYPQRWNPHFMKNYIVPVGPAAITQYHPRLGGYRAFVYHQQMMNSDRPSPASATTTTTTATGTTPTTPATASTATSRYTKNTNSHPYNSYPHNHYHNRNNRHHHPPSSSSSSTYPQQNYSRQPPSSSSRQPSRFYRRH
- the STD1 gene encoding Std1p (similar to Ashbya gossypii AGR304W), which codes for MFVSPPPPTNSNHILPGLLSRGRPRELGVIDEEGSSSGGSSGGGREVVGGLSINGVGIGGGRKKQFINAPSEYADRARDEIRKRLLHKKAGAVSDAADGGRAPSDQQSIISSVTSGHVSLFSQQTEDTVPSMDSTQDERVKGGRQVLLLEDALPKVFYDMYAPEILMNPQNLFSNGRPTFTSRELLDWDLNDIRSLLIVEQLRPEWGNQLPIIQLPGGTQGEMPQFRFQLLQLDSPDETIIDTLVTSDIYMEANLDYEFKLTGARYTVAAARKRHEQVTGRNEEVMRLSKPEWRNIIENYLLNLAVEAQCRFDFRNSCRSYKRWKQQHLIKKPDMPPPSTIPSKHNRSTSLLKRALLKGTYQHQQESANQNVKVVLTKEEKAQLWSHCQAVVYQRLGLDWTPDGM